A genomic window from Vitis riparia cultivar Riparia Gloire de Montpellier isolate 1030 chromosome 18, EGFV_Vit.rip_1.0, whole genome shotgun sequence includes:
- the LOC117907327 gene encoding B3 domain-containing protein REM14-like isoform X2, producing MPSSPMVAERPCPRHFFKVMINDFRTQLSIPPGFSRKLNGEKMEKAVLTSNKGSWVVEVGKCGQLFHFKEGWEEFVRNHDLDVGDFVVFEHKGSMRFDVLVFDSSACEKRLSNRSGNKRGRTAKQADSCDHHVELVKLESDSRVCERELSPPMAQGNNNSHDHVKQLKATASSALGRPSFTATITPANCGRGYPYLNIPRGFWRSNDIITKEGSIALRDPLNRLWPVKLRLQVGGSRLSLGIGWHEFIESNKLKAGDVCVFELNPTSPETPNPVLDVRTLPPQK from the exons ATGCCTTCGTCTCCCATGGTTGCAGAGCGCCCCTGTCCCAGGCATTTCTTTAAGGTTATGATCAATGATTTCCGTACTCAACTG TCAATACCACCAGGGTTTTCTAGGAAGTTAAATGGCGAGAAAATGGAGAAAGCGGTGCTTACAAGTAACAAGGGGTCATGGGTTGTCGAAGTTGGTAAATGTGGCcaactttttcatttcaaagagGGATGGGAAGAGTTTGTGCGGAACCATGACCTCGATGTTGGAGATTTTGTTGTGTTTGAACACAAGGGAAGTATGAGGTTTGATGTGTTGGTGTTTGATTCAAGTGCTTGTGAGAAAAGACTTTCTAACAGGTCGGGCAATAAGAGGGGGAGAACAGCCAAGCAAGCAGACAGCTGCGATCATCATGTGGAGCTCGTCAAACTAGAATCTGATTCAAGGGTTTGCGAGAGGGAACTTTCTCCACCCATGGCGCAGGGAAACAACAACTCCCATGACCATGTCAAGCAGCTCAAAG CAACTGCTTCCTCTGCCCTCGGGAGACCCTCTTTTACAGCAACAATCACACCAGCCAACTGCGGTCGTGGTTACCCTTATCTG AATATCCCCAGAGGATTTTGGAGATCAAATGATATCATAACTAAGGAAGGTAGCATAGCACTCAGGGATCCACTGAATAGGTTGTGGCCAGTGAAACTTAGATTACAAGTCGGGGGCAGTCGGTTAAGCTTGGGAATCGGTTGGCATGAGTTTATTGAATCCAATAAGCTCAAGGCAGGAGACGTCTGCGTCTTTGAGCTCAATCCCACCTCACCGGAAACTCCAAATCCTGTTCTGGATGTTCGGACCCTTCCCCCACAGAAGTAG
- the LOC117907327 gene encoding B3 domain-containing protein REM14-like isoform X1, with product MPSSPMVAERPCPRHFFKVMINDFRTQLSIPPGFSRKLNGEKMEKAVLTSNKGSWVVEVGKCGQLFHFKEGWEEFVRNHDLDVGDFVVFEHKGSMRFDVLVFDSSACEKRLSNRSGNKRGRTAKQADSCDHHVELVKLESDSRVCERELSPPMAQGNNNSHDHVKQLKAATASSALGRPSFTATITPANCGRGYPYLNIPRGFWRSNDIITKEGSIALRDPLNRLWPVKLRLQVGGSRLSLGIGWHEFIESNKLKAGDVCVFELNPTSPETPNPVLDVRTLPPQK from the exons ATGCCTTCGTCTCCCATGGTTGCAGAGCGCCCCTGTCCCAGGCATTTCTTTAAGGTTATGATCAATGATTTCCGTACTCAACTG TCAATACCACCAGGGTTTTCTAGGAAGTTAAATGGCGAGAAAATGGAGAAAGCGGTGCTTACAAGTAACAAGGGGTCATGGGTTGTCGAAGTTGGTAAATGTGGCcaactttttcatttcaaagagGGATGGGAAGAGTTTGTGCGGAACCATGACCTCGATGTTGGAGATTTTGTTGTGTTTGAACACAAGGGAAGTATGAGGTTTGATGTGTTGGTGTTTGATTCAAGTGCTTGTGAGAAAAGACTTTCTAACAGGTCGGGCAATAAGAGGGGGAGAACAGCCAAGCAAGCAGACAGCTGCGATCATCATGTGGAGCTCGTCAAACTAGAATCTGATTCAAGGGTTTGCGAGAGGGAACTTTCTCCACCCATGGCGCAGGGAAACAACAACTCCCATGACCATGTCAAGCAGCTCAAAG CAGCAACTGCTTCCTCTGCCCTCGGGAGACCCTCTTTTACAGCAACAATCACACCAGCCAACTGCGGTCGTGGTTACCCTTATCTG AATATCCCCAGAGGATTTTGGAGATCAAATGATATCATAACTAAGGAAGGTAGCATAGCACTCAGGGATCCACTGAATAGGTTGTGGCCAGTGAAACTTAGATTACAAGTCGGGGGCAGTCGGTTAAGCTTGGGAATCGGTTGGCATGAGTTTATTGAATCCAATAAGCTCAAGGCAGGAGACGTCTGCGTCTTTGAGCTCAATCCCACCTCACCGGAAACTCCAAATCCTGTTCTGGATGTTCGGACCCTTCCCCCACAGAAGTAG